A genomic segment from Polyangium mundeleinium encodes:
- a CDS encoding tetratricopeptide repeat protein — protein MDQFSAHLDRGWDLIQRGDTRGAEASARRALELDPNSPEAHNLLGYVAALEGDGEEAIENYRQAIALDDTYLEAMLNAAEVYIHPLGEYDQAIEMCDQALDLAEVDEEIIDALLLKFDALLAKGDTDEAARVVERIPSGPYDNPNHTFLVGRALYEIGQTERAARLVEEAAMKDPRHVEAYYYLGLVRDERGDMRGATQAFLHARELDIEMGLPPWAPGREAFTGLAQKAIAGLNPVLRRYVDAADVYVSDVPGMELVAEGVDPRALVLLDGLISDELSRGGRADAPCARIFVYAINVARLAGSVEGIEREISLALEREITATFLEAEQAERPESELN, from the coding sequence ATGGACCAGTTCTCGGCCCACCTCGATCGCGGGTGGGATCTCATACAGCGTGGGGATACCCGCGGCGCCGAGGCTTCGGCGCGCCGAGCGCTGGAGCTCGATCCCAACTCCCCCGAGGCGCACAACCTCCTCGGGTACGTCGCGGCCCTCGAAGGGGACGGCGAGGAGGCGATCGAGAATTACCGGCAGGCCATCGCCCTCGACGACACGTACCTGGAGGCGATGCTCAACGCCGCCGAGGTCTACATTCACCCGCTCGGGGAGTACGACCAGGCGATCGAGATGTGCGACCAGGCGCTCGATCTCGCCGAGGTCGACGAGGAGATCATCGACGCGCTCCTCCTCAAGTTCGATGCCCTGCTCGCGAAGGGGGATACGGACGAGGCTGCGCGTGTCGTCGAGCGGATCCCGAGCGGACCTTACGACAACCCGAATCACACGTTCCTCGTCGGGCGCGCGCTTTACGAGATCGGGCAGACGGAGCGGGCCGCGCGGCTCGTGGAAGAGGCGGCGATGAAGGATCCGCGGCACGTCGAGGCGTACTATTACCTCGGGCTCGTACGCGACGAGCGTGGTGACATGCGTGGCGCGACGCAGGCGTTTTTGCATGCGCGCGAGCTCGACATCGAGATGGGGCTGCCTCCGTGGGCGCCCGGCCGCGAGGCTTTCACCGGGCTCGCGCAGAAGGCGATCGCCGGGCTGAATCCCGTCCTGCGCCGGTACGTGGACGCCGCTGATGTGTACGTCTCCGACGTCCCCGGCATGGAGCTCGTCGCCGAGGGCGTCGATCCGCGGGCGCTCGTCTTGCTGGATGGGCTCATCTCCGACGAGCTCTCCCGCGGCGGACGCGCGGATGCGCCTTGTGCGCGGATCTTCGTGTATGCCATCAACGTCGCCCGGCTCGCGGGCAGCGTCGAGGGCATCGAGCGGGAGATCAGCTTGGCGCTCGAACGCGAGATCACCGCGACGTTCCTCGAGGCCGAGCAGGCCGAACGCCCCGAGAGCGAGCTCAACTGA
- a CDS encoding L,D-transpeptidase yields MNSRVPAGREPAPPPPPEAKAPSTLVASALGFAVAAGLAGAVAWASGCHGDAPPGASVDKPTRTSQLPAPPPTTPPAPKGSARVATATPIDTRDAGADAAEDASPAVAEAEKPYTGPLLGALAVQTPVYPTMESSKKRLGYIRLGGKVPVDPNPTKNASCQQGWYRLLDGGYVCGKYSTTDLSNPQVRMGITSPNLEEVLPYRYAYNTAHGTPLYRSVPSKEDMIKYEPYLEMAKKARRKKKAEEEAESAAKDEAAKDQTASAATTPSASTSAAADTTAAPAGQEGAPSAPAPMPSAEVAAMLDAGPAIEEPQKPWWQQLEPGKPVNVTLKELESEADGTVAKRMVKGFFVAVDKTFSWNSRTWYKTTAGLVAPSDRMYIVKPPASQGIDVPEGAKQVGFILATKSSKFEIDDEQKNVKVKGPAPRFTAVGLTGVTATVKSVVYRQTTEGWWMKGVDATYTEPGSPPADLAPGEKWLDVNITRKTLVAFEGDKPVYAALVSPGRKSTNKAKDHSTIKGTFRIREKHIAVTMDGDGTVAGDLPYSIEDVPYVAYFEGSYALHGAFWHSNFGREMSHGCVNLSPLDAKKIFFWSEPRLPRGWHAVWSTPENRGTLVVVHE; encoded by the coding sequence ATGAACTCCCGCGTGCCGGCGGGTCGCGAGCCTGCGCCCCCGCCTCCTCCCGAGGCGAAGGCGCCCTCTACCCTCGTGGCGAGTGCTCTTGGCTTCGCGGTGGCGGCAGGCCTCGCGGGCGCGGTCGCGTGGGCCAGCGGTTGCCATGGGGATGCTCCGCCCGGCGCGTCGGTCGACAAGCCTACGCGCACGAGCCAGCTCCCCGCCCCTCCCCCCACGACGCCCCCGGCGCCGAAGGGCTCTGCGCGGGTCGCGACGGCGACGCCGATCGACACGCGCGACGCGGGCGCCGACGCTGCCGAGGACGCGAGCCCTGCGGTCGCGGAGGCCGAGAAGCCGTACACCGGACCGCTGCTCGGGGCGCTGGCGGTGCAGACGCCGGTCTATCCGACGATGGAGTCGAGCAAGAAGCGGCTCGGCTACATCCGGCTCGGCGGCAAGGTCCCGGTGGATCCGAACCCCACGAAAAATGCTTCGTGCCAGCAGGGTTGGTACCGCTTGCTCGATGGCGGCTACGTCTGCGGCAAGTACTCCACGACGGATCTCTCGAACCCCCAGGTTCGCATGGGGATCACGTCGCCGAACCTCGAAGAGGTGCTGCCGTACCGCTACGCCTACAACACAGCGCACGGCACGCCGCTCTACCGATCGGTCCCCTCGAAGGAGGACATGATCAAGTACGAGCCGTACCTCGAGATGGCGAAGAAGGCGCGCCGCAAGAAGAAGGCCGAAGAGGAGGCCGAGAGCGCAGCCAAGGACGAGGCGGCGAAGGATCAAACGGCGTCGGCCGCGACGACGCCCTCGGCGAGCACCTCGGCGGCGGCCGACACCACGGCGGCTCCGGCGGGCCAGGAAGGCGCTCCGAGCGCGCCTGCGCCGATGCCTTCGGCCGAGGTCGCAGCGATGCTCGACGCGGGGCCTGCGATCGAGGAGCCGCAGAAGCCCTGGTGGCAGCAGCTCGAGCCGGGCAAGCCCGTCAACGTCACGCTGAAGGAGCTCGAGTCCGAGGCGGACGGCACCGTTGCCAAGCGCATGGTGAAGGGCTTCTTCGTCGCGGTGGACAAGACGTTCTCGTGGAACAGCCGGACTTGGTACAAGACCACGGCGGGCCTCGTCGCGCCGAGCGACCGCATGTACATCGTGAAGCCCCCGGCCTCGCAGGGCATCGACGTCCCCGAGGGCGCCAAGCAGGTCGGCTTCATCCTCGCGACGAAGTCGTCGAAGTTCGAGATCGACGACGAGCAGAAGAACGTGAAGGTGAAGGGCCCGGCGCCTCGGTTCACCGCGGTCGGGCTCACGGGGGTCACGGCGACGGTGAAGTCGGTCGTGTACCGGCAGACCACCGAGGGCTGGTGGATGAAGGGCGTCGACGCCACGTACACCGAGCCTGGCTCGCCGCCGGCGGATCTCGCGCCGGGCGAGAAGTGGCTCGACGTGAACATCACGCGCAAGACGCTCGTCGCGTTCGAGGGGGACAAGCCCGTGTACGCGGCGCTCGTGTCGCCGGGGCGCAAGTCGACGAACAAGGCGAAGGATCACTCGACGATCAAGGGCACGTTCCGCATCCGCGAGAAGCACATCGCGGTGACCATGGACGGCGACGGTACGGTCGCGGGCGACCTGCCGTACAGCATCGAGGACGTCCCGTACGTCGCGTACTTCGAGGGCTCGTACGCGCTGCACGGTGCTTTCTGGCACTCGAACTTCGGCCGCGAGATGAGCCACGGGTGCGTGAACCTCTCTCCGCTCGACGCGAAGAAGATCTTCTTCTGGAGCGAGCCTCGCCTCCCCCGCGGCTGGCACGCGGTCTGGTCGACGCCCGAAAACCGCGGCACGCTCGTGGTCGTCCACGAGTAA